The region taatgtcaaatgttgcgttgttcatctcccatttGTTGTATATGATAACCGAGGGGCTGTCTGATATGGGTTTACTCCTGATGTTTTAAATATGTCAGAAGTATAAGTACCTATAGTcgtgagggagtgaatagactgtGCTCTTTTAGGTATATGAAagtttgattttaaactgatctcggCAATATTTGAACTGTAGTACTTCTCGGGATATATTCATCTGATGCTagtttcatctgttcttcaaagggtaatactttaatttatgtgtatgttttttaaAGTTGAAGCATGAACTGGAACACTAATAGCAAGCTTATATGCTTTACTATCCACACTTTGTAATTTATTTAACATGTATTTTGGTGCAGAAAAGAatacttcttgtgcataggttagctTTGAGCGTACTGGCGATGTTGCAAGGTGGATAAGTACAGAGGTATCCTGACCCCAGTGTTGCCTGCTAACAATCTTTAATAAGTTAAGGCCTTTTCTAGCCTTTGTCAAGAGGTATTCCAAGTGTatattccatgtcagttttgataTGAGATATACGCCAAGGAATTTTACTACTTCTTCGTATTCTATCACTTACCCATCTATTTTATAAATGGGTAATGCGTTAAACAGAGCCATGCATGACTTTTCTGGCTGCAGAGTCAATCCATTTTCTGAATACAGTTAGTCAGCTTATTTAGTTCTTTGTGATACAGCTTCTTTGCATAATTTATCGATCTGAGAGGGGCTTTTTTTCATTGCTAGTTTCATCCATATGCATATATCGTCTGCATATTGTACCTTTTCAACATTATTTGATAAAGACTGTGGAAGATCGTGAGTTAAGATGTTGAAAAGAATTGGTGTGATTACCGACCCTTGTGGGATTCCCATGTCAAGTGATCTGGAGTTAGAGTAAGTATTTCTTACATTTGTTTTGATTACTCTCTTGCTTAAAACAGCTTTTACATAATTAAATATGTAACCTGATAAACcaattgatttgattttataGAGTAATCTTGAATTCCATACATGGTCATACGCTTTTTTATGTCAAAGAAAGTGGCTAGCACATTTTTTTCTATGAGGAAATTGATGTTTTATCTGGTTAGTGATTTTAACTAGATGGTCAACTGCTGTTCTACCTTTTCTAAAACCTGCTTTGTTAACTGGAATTACATTGTATTGTTGTTGGGATTTTTCTTCACAGTAATGAAGAAGACTGTTTAGCACAAATCTTTCCATTAACTTTCCAACATGTGAAGTCAGGGCAATTGGTCTGGAATTGTTTTCATCAGTTTTTGGCTTGCCTTGTTTGAGGATAGGAACCACTATGGACTGTTTCCATACAACGGGCAAAGTACTGTTTGACCAACAATATTGAATATGATTATGTAGAAATCTGGAGAACTTATCCGGTAAAAGCTTAACATTTCATTTGAAATGGCGTTTGGTCCCACTGACGGTTTTTTGGTTCCAAGAGAAGATATAGTTTCTTTCATTTCTAGAAAAATGGTTGGAGCATTTGTATAATGATTACAGGTTATTTGTGGATCATCATATTTTTCGTTTGCTGCTTCCTTTTCCCTaaaaattatttctttctttggcaAACCCTCTGCAAACATTTCTGCAAATGCTTCAGCTTTTTTCAAAAGCAGTCGGAAATTCCTTGTCGTGTGTTCTTTGTTAATTCATCATGAGAATGTACATTGTTGCCACATAATACACAAATATATTAAGCAAATAGATTAACTGAATTAATTATCCCTAAAATGGCCCCGATACTAAAGTTATGAAGTCAAGAATGTTCCCATGTCACTTCCATGACGACCAGCAGCATGCAAACAATCCGGGGGGAGAAACGTGTGAGGAAGCAACATGATAAAACCATTGCAATGATCACATTGAACATGACGGGCTGGGCGGTAGGCACTATGACTGGTGCCCTGGGCGGTGTCCACCCTGCAGTGCTGACGGTGCGTTCTGTACAGGTATACTTCCAACGCGTATGCCATCACGGCAGGTGAGCACAGCAAGTGGGCGAATGAACACACGGAGCAATACCGGACTGTGGAGAGAGTCTTCAAACATCCTGCTTACGATGGTCAGTGTCTCTGTTCTGACAGAATgacttgtgtgtgttgtctgctgtatgtgttgtattgcattactttggtTCTGTGCAGCTGTACACCACATTATATGTTTCGTGCATTGTAGTACAGTGCGATGTGTGCACTGCAGTTTATTTCACTTTGTACATGGAACAACCATGGACCATCATCTGAGCTTGATCCGCCCCTGTCCCTTCCCTTacagggacaacaacaaaaaaaaaaacaaaacaaacaaaaaaaaacaaacacagggaAATACTGACAGCACCTGGTTCAGTTCAGCACTCCTCatgactttgatttttttttttttttttttaatgcaaggtGTATCTGTTGACATTTCCTCTCATCGTTCAATGTCCGTCATTTACAGACAGTTGATAGCACGTtgtgttacaaaaaaaacaacacccaaaaaacaaaaacaaacaaacaaaaaaacaaccaaatgcgTGGTCACATAAATGACACAACTCTTTGATTAAAGTGATGGATGTATCCTAAATGTGTCTGGAATGGAGAAGCCACAGGTCACAGTGTCACATGTCAACTGGATCTTTCAAGACATGGACGTGCACCATGTCACATGCTAAACATGTAGGGGACATGTCAAGACAGAATCTATCGCACTGTGTTGGGCACTGTAGTGTTACGTTGCAACGTGCTGCATTGCTGTGTGTTGACTGTATCGTGTTGAAACAACACAGTGACGTCATGGATGTGTTTGAACAGATTATGTAAAACATGACGTTGCGGTGCTGAGGCTTTCGTCCCCCCTGGATCTGACGAGTTCTGCAGTCAGTCCCGTCAACCTGAACGCCAACGACAACTGTCCTGAGGTCCAGTCCACGTGCTCTGTGGCTGGATGGGGGCGTACTACTGAAGGTGCTgtgttcatggagagagagagagagagagagagagagagagagagagagagagcgagaacaagaacgagaacgagaacaaaactttaatctccaggcctccggcccctagaaagaggtcaaaagtacacaatatggtgatcactcagccacaacaaaatgtaaaacacgtactaacttaacctgtagaacaaaagtgcttcttgtgcatcgTAAATTAattctttcatcattgttgtcacagaattcctgttgtatcttcagggcattaaatatataaatgcagagtttacgaatactgtaaacagaaccattcttcatcaagtgaacatacgattgaccttcagagttcagatgtttttgccgcaggttattgtaaagcacacaattgtttataaaatggttttcatcttcgatcacattacaacgtttacgtgcgtaatttgaattacatttgaatgttcttctaaaaaaaatgatccatttattgggagcaaaccaagccgtaattttaccaaacagtccctgaAACACTTTTATCCAcatagtcaaaatattgctcacactgaaaaccagttttaaacagtctgtagttatgatatatatctttagacgttactgactcgtcccactcccgCATAAGTAtatttttcattctttgcttaaataataacaaaaatgtttgctcacaaccaacaccttgttgcaaccagacatatccaatcCCAAGTCtcaataaagtattttttactaaagacacccagcattttttcccctttcgtctaagttaaacaacatcaaatatgcctgtctgggtaatcggtgcacattcatatttagcaaccttaaccagtacttgatacaccttgttgcactatttatatacagtgaataacgtcctaattcgccgtatgcaaacttgtttggtactctaagtgttatgttcaaaaaaacgtttacatgcaaaggaatgaaccttctcaatattatcaagtctgttaagaagcgtacaaaagaatgggttgtatttgagtgagcatcaaatattttgaaaaacatcctttggaaatatcattcagcttcgttatatattttatacagtcaatgcatgcatgtttgccttttgctgctaaaatccctactcctttgtttatactcatttttgttgtaaaaacaaaccctagataattatattcattcactacttctagagcatttccatcgagattccacttttcatatcttcccaaaaagccaccttttcgaaaaaccatcactttagtcttgtcagtatttacattcaagaagagtgctTAACATGCAtaattcagaatattaatttgattttgcagaccaatcgcagtgttagatagcaatacaatatcatccgcgaacagaagaatgaacaactctaataaatcaggcaaaaactgaattccatgaataccactgatttcagctgctgaagcaatttcgttaacaaataacgaaaacaatatagggcttaacatacaaccttgccttaagccaacgggacaatcaaaaaactcagttaacttatcttcaatacgtacgcacgacgtaacacatttatacatagcaatgatagcattcataaatttcccctttatacctttctgaatcaaaatatcaaacaaaggctgatgttgcacagagtcaaatgcttttctcagatcaacaaaacaggcgtaaagcttgcctcccttctttgataaagatttctcaataaccgcgtacagagtaaaaatatgatatgttgtggcataaccacgcctgaatccagcctgtgactctgttagcatattattttcttcagcccatttgacaagtcttccatttagcactgatgtataatatttactaataagactgagcaaagacacgcccctatagttgtctgttgaactactatctccctttttaaaaattggaacaattattgccttcgcccattaATGTGGATACGTACCTTTATCgaacagaatgttaaacagttttattataaaaaaaaaaatgtacagcaatattatcagctgattttaacatttctgcaaaaatactgtctacaccacaagccttgcctttttttttaatttccgaatagcatctgcaacttcttgttctgaagTATCATGACTgagttcatcagatatatttgattcctctggttgcacctcactaatggctctgttatcagtagtgataacctcgttctgagtaaataaattccgaaagtgttcaaacaattcattttctttaatgtctttacatactcctattttccttcttccagacacttgctttgcttctttccaaaactgtttgctgtctttgctcagtgatgctagacgtctggctttatcacgtctatagttgactttctttaccttatataaatccttatattccttccgagctttcacatagggtaatcggtgcttatcatctttggtttgtcttaacattgtGAACAATTGTCTTTGTGTTTTGTACctttacattcagcatcaaaccatggGGCATCTCGCTGATCACTCCCAACACACTGCAATTCACTCCTTTCTAACTGTCCACAGTATATTCTTTATAAGCTCCAAAAGGTACAGAATTCCGCAGCAAGGCTCGTTCTTCGAGCGAAAAAAATATGATCATGTTCAACCACTCCTTCAAGcacttcactggctcccagtccAAACACGGATTAAATATAAACTCGCAACGCTCTCATAATTTTTTTCACTGGTTCATCCCCTGCTTACATCCatgaccttctgtctgtctacacacattCTAGACAATTGTGCTCATTCTCTGactctcgtcttctgtctgtcccgaGAATTAAAACTAAAACGTATGATGAAAGAGCTTTCTCTTACAATGCTCCAAAGTGTGGAATTCTCTACCTTTCACTATTCGTCATATAGAAACTGCCTCAGCCTTTTAAAAAGATAGTTCTAAAAACCTGTCTGTTCCAGCATAATAACTGACCCGTCCTTTTTGCCCACTATTTTGTTTTCATACAGGTGTTTTATTGTAAAATTGAAATTGTTTTTATCAGTGATGATGAACATGTATGCTTTTCATCTCTTATTTTCTCACAAAACTTTTGAATTCGTGCATGCGTATTAGACtatgaattctgtgtgtgtgtgtgtgtgtgtgtgtgtgtgtgtgtgtgtgtgtgtgtgtgtgtgtgtgtgtgtgcattttgtctgTCCGTGCGTTAATGTTTCTTTGATTGCGTGGATGATGACAGCAGGTCCTGTTCGGAGTTTGTTGGGGGTGGCTGTTCTTCGCGTGGAGGGGTTTTGGAGATTTTTatatgtggttgtgatttttgttttgtgtttcttcttaTGTCATATTTTGCTCGTGTAATGTGCTTTGAGCATTATTCTATCTTAATGAAAGGCTGAATAGAAATAaagaattagtagtagtagtagtagtagcagtagtagtagtagtagtagtatcatcatcaacatcatcgttgtcgtcgttgttgctgttgttgttgttgttatatgtcATGGAAAaaggtgaaagagagaagaagaaaaatcaccgTGCAGAAAAACAGATatgatgaaaaacacacacacacacacacacacagacacgcacgcgcacacgcgcacgcacacacacacacacacacacacacacacacacacgcacgcacgcacgcgcgctcgcacacacacacacacacacacacacacacacacacacacacacacacactgacagatggatagtagaaagagagagagagaaagagagatttcaTCGGTATCGACAACTGGATGACTAAAGCCATATTGTTGTTACTACCAAATCCACATACAACAGTTGCAATCAAtacaattactactaccatcaccaatatcacttgtACAActgctattgtcaccatcatgatagaatgaaatgaatgtattcatgcatgcacacgaaTGACAAATGGGAAgacaatgaaagaaatgcaaacaagcaaaccaaaccaaTAGAAAtgcaaaggaaaagaagaaagaataaaagcaagaacaaagagaaagattaACAACGGATTCAATTCGTGAGACATATAGATGCCCTAATTATTACTGTCAACGGTCGTTTCTATATCTGAGTCATGTATGGTTGGAATAATTGAAGATGTTTATGAAaatttgatttgaaaataggtagggaactgctcgtttgtacgtgtatttgtatttgtatttctttttatcacaacagatttctctgtgtaaaattcaggctagtcttcccagggagagcgcgtcgctacactacagcgccacctgcttcagttttagttgttttttttctatcaaaatggatttttctacagaattttgccaggaacaacccttttgttgccgtgggttcttttacgtgcgctaagtgcatgctgcacacgtgacctcagtttatcgtctcatccgaatgacaagcgtccagaccatcactcaaggtctaatggagggggagaaaatatcggcggctgagccgtgattcgaaccagcgcgctcagattctctcgctgcctaggcggacgcgttacctcaaggccatcacttcacttagggagtgagttccatagggatgcacctgaaaatgcaaaacttgttttgagcagaatgcgggtgcgtggtaaaatgtacttgttaagccgtatcggcatgagatTCGGGTAAGCAGATGATGTAGAatttgtggtgccaagttatagTGGTCAACAAGATCAAAAGCTGTCTTTAAGTCATGAAAAACAGCACCTACCATTTCACTGCGGTTGacgccagacaaccatgaatcacacaaaCGGACAATGCTGTTTGATATAAATAACGATGTCGGAACccgactgcaaaggatggaagAGTTTGTGAGTTTcaagatattgcataagatgtttgTAAATATGTCTTTCGTGTGGTTTCGATAAAAATGAGAGAAGTGAAATGGGTCTAAAGTTGTTCAAATCtgacgtgtcttttgacttcggtaatgggATAACTTTTGCTGTCTTAAGAGCATGAGAAATGACACCTTGTTCGATGCACACGTTTATTAAGGAGAACAACAATGTCAGGAAGCGCGAGTTTCAATAGAGAGGCACAAATTCCATCAGGTCCAATAGATCTTTTTGTTTCTCAGACTAGAAATGAGAGCACCAGTCTCGGGGACTGTATCTCAAAGGAATCTTCttgctcagagagagacagagagagagagagagagagagggatgagcattcatgttttgtttctgtttcacccGTTCCTCGGGCAACTAGTTGGATGACGGATAGAAAATATCTCACACTCTTCAAGAAGTGGCAAAACATCACTTCTAAAGTTAGTCAAAAACATACACTTACGCGTTCCATTACATTTTCTGAAACGCTTGCACTGGTAGTGCGTGTTTAGACATGGAAGAGTAGACCAATGTAAGAGGTGGTTTCATCTTTACTCTCTTCGAAATGTTCCGAAGCGATTTTATAGTTTATGGTTTGAACATGTAGATGTATTTGAGAATTTTACCTTGTAATCGCTGAATCGGGTGTTGTTAACACAGTTCAGTTAATAATTGTCTTTtatattaattttcttcttttgtttgtaatCCTTCAAAAGGGCCGAAAGGAAATTAAATCTCCAATCTTGACccggattgacagacagacagatcgacagggaAGCAGTTGTACACAGACAGGATAACAGGCACTGAATTTATtagcagatagacaggcagacagacagacctacagacagcatcagacagacagacaaacagacagcatcagacagacagacagacggcatcagacagacagacagacggcatcagacagacagtcagacaaactggcagacagacagacagacagacagacagagccccagacagacaggtaggtaggtagggaaaCAATTAATAGAGTGAGCAGAAGCACTGAAGCAGGTGTTCACTGTACAGGTGGATCTGTCAGCGATGTCCCCCTCAAGGTGGACGTTCCTGTGAAGTCTTACAGTACTTGCAGGAATGTGTACAGCATGTTTGATCGTCTCCAGATCTGTGCTGGGGACGAGGGAATTGACTCTTGTCAGGTGagcgtcagtgtgtatgtgtgactatgttgttgttgttttctttgttgtggttgtggctgttgttgttcttgttgttttctctctctttgttgttgttgggggttttttgttgtttttttctctgtgtgtggattgGTGCGtgcgtgaatttgtgtgtgtgtgtgtgtgtgtgtgtgtgtgtgtgtgtgtgtgtgtgcgcgtgtgcgtgtgtgtgtgtgttaaactttaacatattCATTTTTCTCTGGAGATACCCAATCTTCTGTCAAAATTTGACTTAACAACAGAAGAAAATGTTCATTTCACACATTCTTATTGCAATGACAATGTACATCTAGAAAGGTTCCACTAATGTTACACATTCAGGTTACCTAGCACTTTATGTGACACACTAAACAATGCCAATCGCTAACATATTTAGCACTTATCGACTAAATGATAACGATATTAATGCAGAATCTTTCAATCTATTTTGTTCAATAGCAAGTTAGAAATGGTCTGAAGTCCATTCTATTTCAAAGCTTGGAGATGCTacctctttctgttcttttttcttcttcttcttctttttttatcatctcgttttcttcatttttttttcttttgtctgcctTTTGCAAGTGGTTAACATTAGCTGATAACTTTTTAACACAGTTGCTAGCATGTATTGCTGTGCTGTTCTTGAGACAGTAATGAAAAACCTGCTATGTGTTGCTTTTGAGgtagtggttaactctctccatacgaacggcgaaagagacgacgttaacagcgtttcaacccaaatactatcatcaaaatattgcaagcggaaggctcttacactgaagaggtgaatgttgacaaagaatactacaattctgacgacggaagctaaaggttgggtcattcagacacccactggacatccgaggggtctgtgtagaggagaagagaggactggccgtactgagtgagttaaaaaccttTCACTTCCGACCGCGGATACATCCGCAGTTTCTGGGTACCCGCATTGTCAACAATCTAGCCAGATGTTTGAATGCGTTTGCTTTCTTGCAAATGGCGGCTGCCTTGATGTGTGATCGAAGCAGTATCAGCAAGTTTTGGCTCCATTTTGATGCGGTTTTTCTGCGTTTTGTGAAGCGAAAAGCGtgatagaaaaagaaagtaatGTTATTGTTGATCAAGGAAAGTGATTCTGTTTATGCTGATGATTACTACATCCTATAAGtccatcaacaggaagggggcaAGGTCGTGTTAGAAGTGGgtataaggaaaaaaaagcatcagcttgaaaccttcattttgggggggtgtgggcggggggtgggggtgggggggaggggtggagtatTTACTATGAAACTCTCCAGGTGAAAGCTACAAGTCGAAGTATTGTTTACAACGAGCTTTTATGTTGTGATATTATGTggtagtgtttgtgggtgttagggtgtatgtgagtgtttattAACAGTATTCAGTGCACAAAATTGCAATTGGTTGTTGTGTCAAAAACATGTGCTAGTACTGTAGCACCATTTCCACCCGTAaaatagttttcttttttcttttcatttaaacttttttttttctttttttttttggggggggggttgtttgtttgtttttttgttgttgttttttgttgttgttgtttgtttgtttgtttgttttttgtttatttgtttgtttgtttgttgttgttgttttctttttttgtttctttttttttcccctgaaaatCCGAATTATCTTCCCCTTATTAAGAGTTGTCTCATCCTCTCAACATTGAACTTATGATACTGACATTTTCTATTCATTTCCCTTCAAGATAAGACATACTTGTACATACTTTTGAGCATTACTTTATTTTTTGCGATTTTTAAGAGGTTGTTGATTATTTAGCAGACTTTTCCTCGAGTAGTGAAACGATGACATACATAGATGAAAACCTGAACTATATGAACAGATGATGAGGGATATATAGGCGGATAATTAACGTGTGTAATGTTTGACCAAAAGGCTAGGACAGTCAGGATCATGGCTGTATGGGTGTAGAAAGTGTGGAGGAAAAATCTCTCgctgaagagagaaaagaaaaggatacCAGTGTGAATGAGCTGTGTGCTTATGAATAGAAAGCGAAAGGCAAGGCGATACcaatacttgttgttgttgttgttgttacctgaCAGATTACTGTCAGCTGGTCACTTATATTGCCACTTGATATTCCAGGACCAACGTTGACCTACTGCCGACAAAGCTGCTTACATAGCAGGCAGAAAATAGAGACGCTGTGGTTCACGCCTCTTTTGATTACTtacatgcttttcttttctttagttttatacacatgtttgttgtttgattgttaacaccaccaccaccactgccggcCCCCGACATAAAAGCCAAAtaggctagtgtgtgtgtgtgtgtgtgtgtgtctccaaaatcggtttttaatttttgtaatatgctcaaaggaggcaaaaaagtcattttagctgtaagaaagATGATTAgttttgcaaatgttgcctagttatacttttggagttaaaagacatttgtgttttctcaacttttatgtgccattgttgtgtatttggaaatgtttgttatgggcacgaaaagagtattttgcagtaatcctccatactccaataggagtgaaaggataattaaaacttgaaacttgaacttgtgtgtgtgtgtgtgtgtgtgtgtgttattgttgttgttgtggtggtggtggtatgttgaAGCGGGTTCTTTGAAACTTGAAAAGCATCTAAATACTTGTTGATATCAACACGTTCTGTGTGACTGAAAGGAATCCATTCATTAAAagataagaaataaaagaataaatgataAAAACCACCAAACAGactcaaaatgttttttgtttttgttttttttataatttagttTATACCTTATGATCTGATAGCGTTGGGAAATCGTTTGGTGTTAGCTGGtactttttttttagggggggggggcttcgtaGGTGCTTCTTTCCTccgtcttctttttttggggggggggggaggggggtctcatTTTGTATGATGTGTTTATGTTGATTTCAACCATTCAGTCAGAGGAAAGGGAAATATCAATGCCAAAGGAAAATCTGACAGTATCAAAgatgtctgttctctgtgtgtgcagggagACTCGGGCGGACCTCTGGTCTGTGAGTGTGGAGGTGTCGTCTACCAAACGGGCATCGTGTCCTATGGAACAGGTTGCGCCCGGAAAGATTACCCTGGGGCCTATGGCCGCGTGTCCAGTTACCTGCCGTGGATCCGAGCTATTGTAAACAGAGAGATATGCAACTGAGTCATGACGACCCATGATGTCGTGCTCTGTAACGATCTTCTCTTCTTCAGTGACTAAACAATGATGAGCATCACTTGACTCTTCTGGGCCgtcctttgtttgcttgttgtgtcgATTGCTGATCCTTTCTATATATCTCTTTTCTCACCTTTCACTTATTTCTTTACTGTCTTTGATTGGTAATCCTTTCTATATATCTCTTTTCTCACCTTTCACTTATTTCTTTACTGTCTCTGATTGCTGATCCTTTCTATATATCTCTTTTCTCACCTTTCACTTATTTCTTTACTGTCTTTGATTGGTAATCCTTTCTATATATCTCTTTTCTCACCTTTCACTTATTTCTTTACTGTCTTTGATTGGTAATCCTTTCTATATATCTCTTTTCTCACCTTTCACTTATTTCTTTACTGTCTCTGATTGCTGATCCTTTCTATATATCTCTTTTCTCACCTTTCACTTATTTCTTTACTGTCTTTGATTGGTAATCCTTTCTAT is a window of Babylonia areolata isolate BAREFJ2019XMU chromosome 22, ASM4173473v1, whole genome shotgun sequence DNA encoding:
- the LOC143297404 gene encoding trypsin-1-like codes for the protein MEGSSSISLLLLLVTALWGCQAGPLDLRAQNTIRWGGMPDTGDNDTTLLTGGLNVRDNNPPIKDMRDWKIVGGTALSPNERPYLVLVHYNSANICGGSVIDEWHILSAAHCFKYTSNAYAITAGEHSKWANEHTEQYRTVERVFKHPAYDDYVKHDVAVLRLSSPLDLTSSAVSPVNLNANDNCPEVQSTCSVAGWGRTTEGGSVSDVPLKVDVPVKSYSTCRNVYSMFDRLQICAGDEGIDSCQGDSGGPLVCECGGVVYQTGIVSYGTGCARKDYPGAYGRVSSYLPWIRAIVNREICN